One Parcubacteria group bacterium genomic window carries:
- a CDS encoding class I SAM-dependent methyltransferase has translation MKNKNFFYLQYDKINWPNQEKTKINAFVNDYIANEIIAKKNCSSIKIFDIGFGIGFFIKMLYRSLGVFKEMIIEGCEPSEKNYQFFIKKPSKLRKGVKIQTYNSTFLNTKTDQKFDFITAIYVFPHFVQDELDATAKKINLMLEQNGQFILVVANETYLEEKLKSMKDLFIERNVIEYNGKNYKEVLHYSDIPDIGKIIDYNREGNFYLDLFKNNGFELFSKKDLEDNGFICTVFVFQKR, from the coding sequence ATGAAAAACAAAAACTTCTTCTATCTGCAATACGACAAAATAAATTGGCCGAATCAGGAGAAAACCAAGATTAATGCTTTCGTAAACGATTATATTGCCAACGAGATTATCGCAAAGAAAAATTGTTCAAGCATTAAAATTTTTGATATCGGTTTCGGAATCGGTTTTTTTATAAAAATGTTATATCGCAGTCTGGGTGTTTTTAAGGAAATGATAATTGAGGGGTGTGAGCCCTCAGAGAAAAATTATCAATTTTTTATAAAAAAACCTTCAAAATTGCGAAAAGGTGTTAAAATTCAAACTTATAATAGCACTTTTCTAAACACCAAAACCGATCAAAAATTTGATTTCATAACCGCGATTTATGTGTTTCCGCATTTTGTGCAGGACGAGCTTGATGCAACCGCCAAAAAGATAAATTTAATGCTTGAACAAAACGGCCAATTTATTTTGGTCGTAGCAAATGAAACCTATCTCGAAGAAAAGCTCAAATCGATGAAAGATTTGTTTATTGAAAGAAATGTCATCGAGTATAATGGTAAAAATTACAAAGAAGTCTTGCACTATTCTGACATTCCAGATATTGGAAAGATTATCGACTATAACCGAGAAGGGAATTTTTACCTGGATTTATTCAAAAATAATGGTT